One part of the Thiovulum sp. ES genome encodes these proteins:
- a CDS encoding thiamine biosynthesis protein ThiC (PFAM: ThiC family~TIGRFAM: thiamine biosynthesis protein ThiC) — MDLSTGGDLDEIRKAVIGASEVPIGTVPMYQILHDVGNNIEDLTIEKMLEVIERQAQQGVSYFTIHAGFLLRMMPEVAKRKMGIVSRGGSLMASWMMHYHRENPFYSAYDEILDICRKYDVSLSLGDSLRPGALADASDEAQLGELKILGELTLRAWEKDVQVMIEGPGHVPLNQIERNMKLEQEYCHEAPFYVLGPLVTDIAAGYDHISSAIGATVAGWKGASMLCYVTPKEHLGLPNAEDVREGIIAYKIAAHSADIARGRKGARDVDDLMSDARYKFDWNKQFELALDPERAKEYHDETLPQDVFKEAEFCSMCGPKFCAYKITQDIMENPEKIEALVANG, encoded by the coding sequence ATGGATTTATCAACTGGTGGAGACCTTGATGAAATTCGTAAAGCCGTAATTGGTGCTTCAGAAGTTCCAATTGGAACTGTTCCAATGTATCAAATTCTTCACGATGTTGGAAACAATATCGAAGATTTAACAATTGAAAAAATGTTAGAAGTTATTGAGAGACAAGCTCAACAAGGTGTAAGTTATTTTACAATTCATGCAGGTTTCCTACTCAGAATGATGCCAGAAGTTGCAAAAAGAAAAATGGGAATCGTTTCGCGAGGTGGAAGTTTGATGGCTTCTTGGATGATGCACTATCACCGAGAAAATCCTTTCTACTCTGCTTATGATGAAATTCTTGATATTTGCCGAAAATATGATGTCTCTCTTTCGCTTGGGGATTCTCTCCGTCCTGGAGCTTTAGCTGATGCGAGTGATGAAGCACAACTTGGTGAATTGAAAATTCTTGGGGAATTGACTTTGAGAGCTTGGGAAAAAGATGTTCAAGTTATGATTGAAGGTCCAGGGCATGTGCCATTAAATCAAATTGAACGAAACATGAAACTTGAGCAAGAGTATTGCCATGAAGCACCATTTTATGTTCTTGGACCACTTGTTACGGACATCGCTGCGGGATACGATCATATTTCAAGTGCAATTGGTGCAACTGTTGCAGGTTGGAAAGGTGCGAGTATGCTTTGCTATGTAACACCAAAAGAGCATTTAGGACTACCAAATGCGGAAGATGTTCGTGAAGGAATTATCGCTTACAAAATTGCTGCTCACTCTGCTGATATTGCACGAGGTCGAAAAGGTGCTAGAGATGTTGATGATTTAATGAGTGATGCTCGGTATAAATTTGATTGGAATAAGCAATTTGAATTGGCACTTGATCCTGAAAGAGCAAAAGAGTATCACGACGAAACTCTACCTCAAGATGTTTTTAAAGAAGCAGAATTTTGTTCAATGTGTGGACCAAAATTTTGTGCATACAAAATCACTCAAGACATCATGGAAAATCCAGAAAAAATCGAAGCTCTTGTAGCAAACGGTTAA